From one Nitrosococcus halophilus Nc 4 genomic stretch:
- a CDS encoding nicotinamidase, which produces MERPTITFNRESAVLLLVDIQPDFLPGGALPVAEGDQIIEPIRMLMESNTFCHYVATQDWHPSGHISFASSHPGREPMEIIEIDNHPQTLWPDHCVQGTPGAEFHGSLPWEKVAAIIRKGIDPESDSYSGFRNNWNPAGERPHTGLAGYLRERGMEEIFICGLARDVCVKWTAEDGAAAGFNVYVLWDLTRPVEPSTDDQVRQELIAGDVKIIDSDQLS; this is translated from the coding sequence ATGGAAAGACCCACGATTACGTTTAATAGAGAAAGTGCTGTATTATTATTAGTGGATATCCAACCGGATTTCCTACCGGGAGGAGCACTGCCTGTGGCCGAAGGTGATCAGATTATCGAGCCGATACGCATGCTGATGGAGTCAAATACATTCTGCCATTATGTGGCGACTCAAGATTGGCATCCATCCGGTCATATCTCTTTTGCTAGCAGCCATCCAGGGCGTGAACCTATGGAGATCATCGAGATCGATAATCATCCCCAGACCCTGTGGCCGGATCATTGTGTCCAGGGAACGCCGGGGGCTGAGTTCCATGGCAGCCTGCCCTGGGAGAAGGTGGCGGCTATCATACGCAAGGGGATAGATCCAGAAAGCGATTCTTATAGTGGATTTCGTAATAATTGGAACCCCGCAGGTGAGCGCCCTCACACTGGATTAGCTGGTTATTTGAGAGAGCGGGGCATGGAAGAAATATTTATCTGCGGTCTTGCTCGGGACGTTTGTGTCAAATGGACCGCTGAAGATGGTGCCGCGGCCGGTTTTAATGTTTACGTGCTCTGGGATCTTACCCGTCCCGTAGAGCCTTCCACCGATGACCAGGTACGACAGGAACTGATAGCCGGCGATGTCAAGATTATTGATTCGGATCAGCTGAGTTAA
- a CDS encoding S1C family serine protease has translation MNKRFTRVIVLWCLILLTLWVGYDYVYLALSRYTAEPHPVTPRAPLTETEQTTTEIFERTSPSVAFIMTERREGGFFPFAPGPTQVGTGSGFVWDKAGHIVTNHHVVEGAQRMGVRFGSEELLEAKILGSAPDYDLAVLRILRPQRTFSPIPIGSSENLQVGQLAYAIGNPFGLSRTLTKGIISALDRRLPTASGREIRGVIQTDAAINPGNSGGPLLDSAGRLIGVTTAIISGTGSFAGVGFAVPIDIVNRVVPQLIKEGRVPRPGIGIAALPEEAAARLEIQGVIVAEVIAGSPADKAGLKGMNLSTGELGDIITHVNNRRVRSVPELAAALTEIGIGNKAELTLLREGKTRRVEVAIVDISG, from the coding sequence ATGAATAAACGTTTTACCCGAGTAATTGTCCTTTGGTGCTTGATATTATTAACCTTATGGGTCGGATATGACTATGTCTACCTGGCTCTTTCCAGATATACTGCTGAACCTCACCCCGTAACCCCTCGGGCTCCCCTGACCGAAACGGAGCAAACTACTACCGAAATTTTTGAACGTACCTCTCCTTCAGTCGCTTTTATCATGACGGAAAGGCGAGAGGGTGGCTTCTTTCCCTTTGCTCCTGGCCCAACCCAGGTAGGAACTGGTTCGGGATTTGTCTGGGACAAAGCCGGGCATATTGTGACCAATCACCATGTGGTTGAAGGCGCCCAAAGGATGGGAGTTCGCTTTGGTTCTGAAGAACTATTAGAGGCAAAAATTCTGGGCTCGGCACCCGACTATGATTTAGCGGTACTCCGTATTTTACGCCCCCAACGCACCTTTTCTCCTATCCCTATTGGGAGTTCTGAAAACTTGCAGGTTGGCCAATTGGCCTATGCCATCGGCAACCCCTTCGGTCTGAGCCGGACTCTTACCAAAGGGATCATTAGTGCCCTCGATCGACGCTTGCCAACCGCTTCAGGTCGAGAGATCCGGGGAGTTATTCAAACCGATGCGGCTATCAATCCAGGAAATTCAGGAGGCCCACTCTTGGATTCGGCAGGCCGTCTGATTGGGGTCACGACTGCCATTATCTCTGGGACCGGCTCTTTTGCTGGCGTTGGCTTTGCTGTTCCGATTGATATTGTTAATCGGGTGGTGCCGCAACTGATTAAAGAAGGTAGAGTCCCACGCCCTGGCATCGGCATTGCTGCCTTGCCAGAAGAGGCTGCCGCCCGTCTCGAGATTCAAGGAGTCATTGTCGCCGAAGTGATAGCTGGCTCACCGGCAGATAAAGCGGGGCTGAAAGGGATGAATTTATCCACAGGTGAACTGGGAGATATTATTACCCACGTTAATAATCGGAGAGTAAGGTCGGTACCAGAGCTGGCTGCGGCATTGACAGAAATAGGCATTGGCAACAAAGCGGAATTGACGCTATTACGGGAGGGGAAGACCCGCAGGGTTGAGGTAGCCATAGTGGATATTTCCGGATAA
- the ftsH gene encoding ATP-dependent zinc metalloprotease FtsH produces MNNEKQSYPPQPEPSLNWRYLLWMILVIIFLMYWLGSANRQAVDEITYTEFKQALRQGQIAEVTLEGQRIAGTYTGTYRDAQAEGEGIGAKKFSTTRPPFEDPELMSLLEQQGVTVRAESQETSLWAQAIIGMLPWLLILGLIFYASYKMQQRMMGGGARGGPFGFGKAPVKRFREGSTGITFEDVAGVENAKRDLHEIVDYLKDPGRFKEVGAKIPKGILLMGPPGTGKTLLAKAVAGEAGVPFYSISGSDFIEMFVGVGAARVRDMFKAAKEEAPSILFIDEIDSVGRARGTGLGGGHDEREQTLNQILGEMDGFAAQENVVVLAATNRPDVLDPALLRPGRFDRKVILELPDKKARQKVLEVHAKEVPLAEDVDLEVIAKRTVGFSGADLANLVNEAALLTARERKKKVDMDMLNLARDKIVLGAERETILSEEEKKLVAYHESGHALMAWLLPEADPLDKVTIIPHGMALGATEQVPEEDRHNLKHSYLLDRLGVMLGGRVAEKIIFGDVTSGAESDLKQATQLARRMVCQWGMSDKLGAAAFRRGEEHVFLGRELTQQRDFSEQTAQLIDDEIRRILDEVERKAENLMQKHRDKLEALAKALIETETLDADEIKRIFKGVKAQGRSRGEAVATSTG; encoded by the coding sequence ATGAATAATGAAAAGCAATCCTACCCACCTCAACCAGAGCCCTCCCTTAACTGGCGTTATCTGCTCTGGATGATTTTGGTGATAATTTTTCTCATGTACTGGTTGGGTAGTGCGAATCGCCAAGCAGTGGATGAGATCACCTATACAGAATTCAAGCAAGCCTTGCGCCAAGGGCAGATCGCAGAGGTCACCCTAGAGGGGCAACGAATTGCGGGAACCTATACCGGAACCTATAGGGATGCACAGGCAGAGGGTGAAGGAATAGGAGCGAAAAAATTCTCCACGACGAGGCCACCCTTTGAGGATCCAGAGCTAATGAGTTTATTGGAACAGCAAGGGGTCACAGTGCGGGCAGAGAGCCAAGAAACCTCCTTGTGGGCGCAGGCTATCATTGGAATGTTGCCTTGGCTCTTAATATTGGGGCTAATTTTCTATGCTTCCTATAAGATGCAGCAACGGATGATGGGAGGAGGGGCCCGCGGTGGGCCTTTTGGTTTTGGTAAGGCTCCGGTAAAGCGTTTTCGTGAAGGGAGTACAGGTATTACCTTTGAGGATGTTGCGGGGGTGGAAAATGCTAAGCGCGATCTTCACGAAATCGTCGATTACTTGAAAGATCCAGGGCGATTTAAAGAAGTAGGCGCCAAAATTCCTAAAGGTATTCTTCTTATGGGTCCCCCAGGAACGGGAAAAACTCTCTTGGCTAAGGCAGTCGCCGGCGAGGCGGGAGTGCCTTTTTATAGTATCAGCGGATCAGACTTTATAGAGATGTTCGTGGGGGTAGGGGCAGCCCGGGTACGGGATATGTTTAAGGCCGCCAAAGAAGAGGCTCCCTCGATTTTATTTATTGATGAAATTGATTCTGTGGGACGAGCACGGGGAACAGGACTAGGGGGTGGCCATGACGAACGGGAGCAGACCTTAAATCAGATCTTAGGTGAGATGGATGGTTTTGCAGCCCAGGAGAATGTGGTGGTCTTGGCTGCTACTAATCGTCCTGACGTGCTCGATCCAGCCTTGCTTCGGCCGGGACGGTTTGACCGTAAAGTTATTCTTGAACTTCCCGACAAAAAAGCTCGCCAAAAGGTTCTGGAAGTCCATGCCAAGGAAGTGCCTCTAGCGGAAGATGTGGATTTGGAGGTTATCGCTAAGCGCACGGTAGGCTTTTCAGGCGCCGATCTCGCCAATTTAGTCAATGAGGCTGCCTTATTGACCGCGCGGGAGCGGAAGAAAAAAGTAGATATGGATATGCTGAATCTTGCCCGGGATAAAATTGTGTTAGGCGCTGAGCGAGAGACGATACTGAGTGAGGAGGAGAAAAAACTTGTTGCTTACCATGAATCAGGTCATGCCTTGATGGCCTGGTTATTGCCAGAGGCCGATCCCTTGGATAAGGTAACGATTATTCCCCATGGTATGGCTTTAGGGGCAACGGAACAGGTCCCGGAAGAGGATCGGCACAACTTGAAACATAGTTATTTGCTTGATCGTCTTGGGGTGATGTTGGGGGGACGCGTAGCGGAAAAAATTATTTTTGGCGATGTGACATCAGGCGCTGAATCTGATCTTAAGCAAGCCACTCAACTAGCACGCCGCATGGTTTGTCAATGGGGAATGAGCGACAAACTTGGGGCAGCGGCTTTTCGGCGTGGCGAGGAGCATGTTTTTCTGGGCCGGGAGCTGACCCAACAGAGGGATTTTAGTGAGCAGACAGCGCAACTCATTGATGATGAAATTCGGCGTATTCTCGATGAAGTAGAAAGAAAAGCAGAGAATTTGATGCAAAAACATCGTGACAAGTTGGAGGCGCTAGCTAAAGCGCTTATCGAAACGGAGACTCTTGATGCCGATGAAATAAAAAGAATTTTTAAAGGTGTTAAAGCACAAGGACGGAGCCGAGGTGAGGCTGTTGCGACTAGTACAGGGTGA
- a CDS encoding sigma-54 interaction domain-containing protein, with protein MKYSGIKQIVGTSKGMRSLYKAIKKVAPLDATVLLYGESGTGKELVARAIHGLSNRHKGPFLPVNCGALSSDLLNTELFGHERGSFTGAVRQHQGYFERANGGTLFLDEITEMPSNFQVYLLRALETATFIRVGGYREIKTDIRFIAATNIDPWQAVEAGKLRHDLFFRLTEFPIHLPPLREREEDAILLAQYFLEGFNEIYKEDKRLTNDALQYISKNSWPGNIRELRHAIHHAFILADDEIDDKDFHKRPFQDNNGYQENFVHSLVGLPIEEVERNLILATLEHFKGDKKQTAQCLGISLKTLYNRLNLIRNTGREEDQNKVVNFFN; from the coding sequence ATGAAATATAGTGGAATCAAACAAATAGTGGGAACGTCCAAAGGGATGCGCAGCTTGTATAAAGCTATAAAGAAGGTAGCGCCTCTGGATGCAACGGTATTACTATATGGTGAAAGTGGTACAGGAAAAGAATTAGTTGCACGCGCAATACATGGTCTCAGCAATCGCCATAAAGGGCCCTTTCTTCCAGTGAATTGTGGAGCTTTGTCCAGTGACCTGTTAAACACCGAGTTATTTGGCCACGAAAGAGGTAGTTTCACAGGAGCTGTCCGCCAGCATCAGGGATACTTTGAGCGTGCTAACGGCGGGACTCTTTTCCTCGATGAAATTACAGAAATGCCCTCTAACTTTCAGGTTTATCTGCTACGCGCCCTGGAAACAGCCACTTTTATACGAGTTGGAGGCTATCGGGAAATTAAAACAGACATACGATTTATTGCCGCAACAAATATTGATCCCTGGCAAGCGGTCGAGGCAGGTAAACTACGTCATGACCTATTTTTCCGATTAACAGAATTCCCAATCCATCTTCCTCCGTTACGTGAGCGAGAAGAAGACGCTATATTACTGGCACAGTATTTTCTTGAGGGTTTTAATGAAATTTACAAAGAGGATAAACGGCTCACAAATGATGCCTTACAATACATTTCTAAAAATAGTTGGCCTGGGAACATACGAGAATTACGGCATGCTATTCACCATGCTTTTATTCTGGCAGATGATGAAATAGATGATAAGGATTTTCATAAGAGGCCATTTCAAGATAATAACGGCTACCAGGAAAATTTTGTTCACTCCTTAGTAGGCTTACCCATTGAAGAAGTGGAAAGAAACCTCATACTTGCTACACTAGAGCATTTTAAAGGGGATAAGAAACAAACAGCGCAATGCCTTGGTATTAGTTTAAAAACTCTTTACAACCGCCTTAACCTTATTAGAAATACCGGCAGAGAAGAAGACCAAAATAAAGTAGTCAATTTTTTCAATTAA
- a CDS encoding DUF3309 domain-containing protein — METLLLILIVLLIVGAAPAWPYSRGWGYYPSGILTLILIILLVLLLF; from the coding sequence ATGGAAACTTTATTACTCATCTTGATAGTGCTATTGATTGTGGGTGCTGCTCCAGCATGGCCTTATAGTAGAGGCTGGGGTTATTATCCGAGTGGAATATTAACTCTTATTTTGATTATATTGCTTGTTTTATTATTATTCTAG
- a CDS encoding CsbD family protein produces MNWDQIKGNWKQFSGKIRQQWGQLTDDEIDEIAGNRDILVGKLQERYGIGREEAERQLEDFTNSL; encoded by the coding sequence ATTAATTGGGATCAAATTAAAGGTAATTGGAAACAATTCAGTGGAAAAATTAGACAACAATGGGGTCAATTAACCGATGATGAAATTGATGAAATTGCAGGTAACCGAGATATTCTTGTAGGCAAGTTACAAGAACGTTATGGCATTGGTAGGGAGGAAGCAGAACGCCAGTTAGAAGACTTTACAAACAGCTTATAG
- a CDS encoding PRC-barrel domain-containing protein has product MNMNMNMNMNKLIFNIKPPGKTIIFVSSIALSIALPGKVLSANQDLEQQQKTNTQEQAPEQTLPKDAYKASELIGKSVKNRRDEDLGEINELVIDESGQIKYAVLFHGGGLLDIGAKMTAVSWKLLQLSPEGDHYILNMDITKEQLSDAPTFNEDSWPTEAQVTEFSAFESQETEEPETQ; this is encoded by the coding sequence ATGAATATGAATATGAATATGAATATGAATAAGTTAATTTTTAATATCAAGCCACCAGGAAAAACCATAATTTTTGTATCTAGCATTGCCTTATCCATAGCCCTGCCAGGAAAAGTTCTGTCCGCAAATCAGGATTTGGAGCAACAACAGAAAACCAATACCCAGGAGCAAGCTCCTGAACAAACGTTACCGAAAGACGCCTATAAGGCAAGTGAATTGATTGGAAAATCGGTGAAAAATCGGAGGGATGAAGACTTAGGAGAAATTAATGAATTAGTTATTGATGAATCGGGCCAAATAAAGTATGCGGTCTTATTCCATGGAGGAGGACTACTCGATATAGGAGCAAAAATGACTGCTGTGTCCTGGAAATTGCTTCAGCTATCTCCTGAAGGAGATCACTATATCCTGAACATGGATATAACTAAAGAACAGCTATCTGATGCACCTACCTTTAATGAGGATAGTTGGCCCACAGAAGCGCAAGTAACTGAGTTCAGCGCTTTCGAGAGCCAAGAAACCGAAGAACCTGAAACTCAGTAA
- a CDS encoding DUF2254 domain-containing protein, whose protein sequence is MKTYLLNLLEKLRDSYLFIPILMLLLAISLSAASLMLDRVFDINKFWWGFSWIYVGDVDGARAVLSSIASSMITVAGVLFSVTMLTLSLASSQFGPSLLRNFLQDMLNQFVLGAFIATYIYCLLVLRDVEGKSDYVPNLSVTLAVAWALLDVALLIIFIHNTTASIRIDNIIATAGLGLCKSIERHFPDPISTATNNSKDVFEYPEECYLVMAPNSGYIQGIDKHGLVELATHNNVTIQVEHRPGDFIVEGSLVAKVWATKCPDKKVEEQVHTAIFIGRRALSEQDVEFEIRQLVQVAVRALSPGINDPFTANICLDHLGAGLALLAKRALPEPYLRDGQGTVRLVLNRPNFSTISASAFDPIRQSGINSVPVVIHFLKTITKIAFTIERREDGEALHLQAERVRASCIKLSLERDDFEAVERHYNFFIKALSSSLGKRTVV, encoded by the coding sequence ATGAAAACATATCTTTTGAATTTGTTAGAAAAGCTACGGGATAGCTACTTATTTATTCCTATCTTGATGTTATTGCTAGCTATTAGCCTGAGTGCTGCATCACTTATGCTGGATAGGGTGTTTGATATCAATAAATTTTGGTGGGGGTTTAGTTGGATTTACGTTGGGGATGTGGATGGTGCCCGCGCAGTGTTATCTTCGATCGCCTCCTCTATGATTACAGTAGCAGGCGTATTATTCTCTGTCACAATGCTGACATTAAGTTTAGCATCATCACAGTTTGGTCCAAGTCTGCTGCGGAACTTTCTTCAGGATATGCTTAATCAGTTTGTTTTAGGCGCTTTTATTGCAACATATATCTATTGCCTGTTGGTGTTGCGAGATGTGGAAGGTAAATCTGATTATGTTCCTAATCTTTCAGTAACTTTGGCTGTGGCATGGGCACTTCTTGATGTAGCACTACTCATTATATTTATACATAATACCACTGCTTCTATCCGGATCGATAATATCATCGCAACTGCGGGGTTAGGGTTATGTAAGAGTATTGAGCGTCACTTTCCTGATCCAATATCTACTGCTACAAACAACTCTAAAGATGTTTTTGAATATCCGGAGGAATGCTATTTAGTTATGGCCCCAAATAGTGGCTATATACAAGGCATTGATAAGCATGGCTTAGTAGAGTTGGCTACTCATAATAATGTTACAATCCAAGTTGAACATCGGCCAGGGGATTTTATAGTTGAAGGTTCCCTTGTAGCAAAAGTGTGGGCAACCAAGTGCCCCGATAAGAAGGTAGAAGAACAGGTGCATACTGCTATTTTTATTGGCAGGCGGGCTCTATCTGAGCAAGATGTAGAATTTGAGATTCGGCAGTTGGTACAAGTGGCTGTTCGGGCACTTTCGCCTGGGATTAATGATCCCTTTACCGCTAACATTTGTTTGGATCACCTTGGAGCTGGATTGGCGTTACTAGCTAAAAGAGCCCTTCCAGAACCTTACCTTCGGGATGGGCAGGGAACAGTCCGCCTAGTTCTTAATCGACCTAACTTTTCCACCATCAGTGCCTCCGCATTTGATCCGATTCGTCAATCGGGAATTAATAGTGTCCCTGTTGTGATTCATTTTCTGAAAACGATAACTAAAATAGCTTTTACTATTGAACGTAGAGAAGATGGTGAAGCGCTGCACCTACAGGCTGAGAGGGTGCGTGCAAGTTGTATAAAATTATCTTTGGAAAGAGATGACTTTGAGGCAGTAGAAAGACATTATAACTTCTTTATTAAAGCTCTCTCTAGTAGCCTGGGAAAGCGTACAGTCGTTTGA
- a CDS encoding diacylglycerol/lipid kinase family protein encodes MHSQLAVVINISSGQGLSLSSDSFRDHLQTLFAIHHLEAEFYWVNLEQLTEVLNEICRRKFTTVVVGGGDGTLRTAASALSQTSITLGILPLGTFNHFSRTLGIPLILDEAVKVIAKGARILVDVAEVNGYTFINNASVGIYVRAVRLREMLRRRLGLPKMPAMVYALLAVLWRLPRLDLRLASLPTGFQSVRVPFVFIGNNPYTSKPLPLVRENGLAQGCLSVLFTPGVSRKSLIMMATKAFLRPIQQDPAFEERHVQELIIRSAKRRLYVALDGEVIALRSPLVFRTRPQALQVIGAEFHS; translated from the coding sequence ATGCACTCGCAGCTAGCGGTAGTCATTAATATTTCTTCTGGACAGGGTTTATCTTTATCTTCAGATTCTTTCCGAGACCATTTGCAGACGCTCTTTGCTATACACCACTTAGAGGCTGAGTTTTATTGGGTGAATCTTGAGCAGTTGACAGAGGTGTTGAATGAGATTTGTCGTCGGAAGTTTACTACCGTAGTTGTTGGGGGGGGTGATGGAACACTTAGAACAGCAGCGAGCGCTCTTTCCCAGACTTCTATAACCCTAGGAATACTACCATTAGGGACGTTTAATCATTTTTCCCGTACTTTAGGAATTCCTCTCATATTAGATGAGGCGGTTAAGGTCATTGCGAAAGGTGCTCGAATACTCGTCGATGTGGCTGAAGTCAATGGATATACCTTTATCAATAACGCCTCCGTAGGGATCTACGTCCGCGCGGTGCGCTTGCGTGAGATGCTACGACGCCGGTTAGGATTACCCAAGATGCCGGCAATGGTTTATGCTCTTTTGGCCGTGTTGTGGCGTTTGCCTCGCCTCGATCTACGACTGGCCTCTCTGCCAACGGGATTCCAATCGGTTCGGGTGCCCTTTGTGTTTATTGGTAATAATCCTTACACTTCTAAACCCTTACCTTTGGTTCGGGAGAATGGCCTAGCGCAGGGTTGCCTCAGCGTCTTATTTACCCCTGGAGTTAGCCGGAAAAGCCTTATCATGATGGCGACAAAGGCGTTTCTTCGGCCCATTCAGCAAGATCCGGCTTTTGAAGAGCGCCATGTACAGGAACTCATTATTAGAAGTGCTAAACGACGATTATATGTAGCCCTGGATGGAGAGGTTATTGCTTTACGTTCCCCACTTGTTTTTCGCACACGACCACAAGCCCTGCAGGTCATTGGAGCAGAGTTCCATTCCTAA
- a CDS encoding DUF3096 domain-containing protein — protein sequence MSPLFLESVIALLGGILILVRPQILNFVVAIYLILVGLLGLLQL from the coding sequence ATGAGTCCCTTATTCCTTGAATCGGTGATAGCTTTACTAGGAGGAATACTCATCCTCGTTCGGCCACAGATTTTAAATTTTGTGGTCGCTATTTACCTTATCCTGGTAGGGCTATTGGGTTTACTGCAACTATAA
- a CDS encoding RNA-guided endonuclease InsQ/TnpB family protein: protein MKLKANIKTLKVRVKDKHKPVLERMAFEVNQVWNAANEITADYSYHAKIKNRRLDALHKFTTQVVRENALIVVGNVSSSSLATTKRAKSVLDAGGFMLKTQLDYKSKAMQAGFVEINEAYITQACSCCGCISNGSPRGRAGLGIREWSCPGCGAHHDRDVNAAMNILAAGHRRLAEGIPLF, encoded by the coding sequence ATGAAACTTAAGGCCAACATAAAAACCCTGAAAGTCAGAGTCAAGGATAAGCATAAGCCAGTCCTTGAGCGCATGGCCTTTGAAGTCAATCAGGTTTGGAATGCGGCTAATGAAATCACGGCGGATTATTCCTACCATGCCAAGATCAAAAATAGGCGTTTAGACGCCCTCCATAAATTCACGACACAAGTGGTTCGTGAGAATGCATTAATAGTTGTGGGCAATGTCAGCAGTTCCAGCCTTGCTACAACTAAAAGGGCTAAATCTGTTTTAGATGCGGGCGGGTTTATGCTGAAAACTCAGCTTGATTATAAATCGAAAGCGATGCAAGCCGGGTTTGTAGAGATCAACGAAGCGTACATTACCCAAGCCTGTTCGTGCTGTGGCTGTATCAGCAACGGTAGTCCGAGAGGTAGGGCCGGTCTTGGAATAAGAGAATGGTCATGCCCTGGGTGTGGGGCGCATCACGATAGAGACGTGAACGCAGCCATGAACATTCTCGCGGCGGGGCATCGCCGTCTTGCGGAAGGAATTCCCCTCTTTTAG
- a CDS encoding DUF2383 domain-containing protein yields the protein MRAIVEELAMWLDDREVALDEVILKCKDIARDYKKVLSLTDDLLLVHLFEELAEQRKNWVARLESHIRKLGGLPSDIDPEKQILEEIITHTKVALSDDERNILLNDRQKEEEELKTLVQLALRQEIPEETRLLLRQIEEEIEITQRRLLEVRSRD from the coding sequence ATGAGAGCCATTGTTGAGGAATTAGCGATGTGGTTAGATGATAGAGAGGTTGCTCTTGATGAAGTTATTCTTAAATGCAAGGATATTGCGCGTGACTATAAAAAAGTATTGAGTCTTACCGATGATCTTCTTTTGGTCCATCTTTTTGAGGAGTTGGCAGAACAGCGCAAGAACTGGGTAGCACGCTTGGAGTCACATATACGTAAGTTAGGGGGGCTGCCGAGCGACATAGATCCGGAGAAACAAATATTAGAAGAAATTATTACCCATACAAAAGTAGCTTTATCTGATGATGAGCGTAACATCTTATTAAATGACCGGCAAAAAGAGGAAGAAGAATTAAAGACACTTGTACAACTAGCATTAAGGCAGGAGATCCCGGAGGAGACCAGGTTGTTATTACGGCAGATTGAAGAAGAGATAGAAATAACTCAGAGGCGTTTGCTTGAAGTTCGTTCAAGAGATTGA
- a CDS encoding response regulator transcription factor, whose translation MGMKDQCLGNVINDPGKPLLELHDIQKTNVFIVHHDKEAQHALRRMITSTAWEIKTYFSAESFLDEFDPARPGCLLLDVHVPKMGGLSLQKQLRDMNSFLPILFISSHGTVPEAVEAIHGGAADFFTKPWQKSVLLKRLWACMEKDQYARENKKKQEEIIARMARLTPREWEVMELVVKGRLNKVIAFELGISLKTVENHRAQVMKKLQVKTQADLIRLALLCLDRMEH comes from the coding sequence ATGGGTATGAAGGATCAGTGTTTAGGGAATGTTATTAATGACCCTGGTAAGCCACTGCTAGAGCTGCATGATATCCAAAAGACGAATGTTTTTATTGTCCATCATGATAAGGAGGCGCAGCATGCACTGCGCCGGATGATCACCTCGACAGCATGGGAGATTAAAACCTATTTTTCGGCTGAATCTTTTTTGGATGAATTTGATCCTGCGCGCCCAGGTTGTCTGCTACTTGATGTCCACGTGCCCAAGATGGGTGGTTTATCGCTTCAGAAACAATTGCGGGATATGAATAGTTTTCTGCCTATCCTTTTTATTTCCTCCCATGGGACAGTCCCAGAGGCGGTAGAGGCTATCCATGGGGGCGCAGCCGACTTTTTTACGAAACCTTGGCAAAAATCAGTATTACTAAAACGTCTCTGGGCATGTATGGAAAAGGATCAGTATGCCCGAGAAAATAAAAAAAAGCAGGAAGAAATTATTGCACGGATGGCCCGGTTAACTCCACGGGAATGGGAAGTCATGGAACTGGTGGTAAAGGGGCGGCTGAACAAGGTGATCGCCTTCGAATTAGGGATTAGCCTTAAAACAGTTGAGAATCACCGGGCGCAAGTAATGAAAAAACTTCAAGTTAAGACTCAGGCAGATCTGATCCGATTGGCTTTATTATGTTTAGACAGAATGGAGCATTGA
- a CDS encoding DUF1328 domain-containing protein, protein MFGWAITFLIVAIVAALLGFTGIAGIAVEIAWILFIVGLVLFVVFLILGRRRSPPL, encoded by the coding sequence ATGTTTGGTTGGGCAATAACTTTTTTAATCGTTGCAATCGTAGCAGCTCTTCTAGGTTTTACGGGAATAGCTGGAATTGCTGTAGAGATTGCGTGGATTTTATTTATCGTAGGACTTGTCTTGTTTGTAGTCTTTTTAATTTTAGGACGACGGCGTTCTCCACCACTATAG
- a CDS encoding retropepsin-like aspartic protease: MKRFFIGLVVVLWLGVPVHHIEANEFDTIISMQGKDSATYYIQGNISGYGTVELMVDTGSGYLTINEETLAVLKQEKRIRYVKDLRGILADGREMIVPVYSVSAIRLGKNCWLRDVEAAVFPGRTRHILGLSALQRAAPFIFSVDPPQLVLSHCDSAPDNILSKTNAFSTAN, translated from the coding sequence ATGAAGCGCTTTTTTATCGGGCTTGTTGTGGTTTTATGGTTGGGTGTCCCGGTTCATCATATAGAAGCTAATGAATTTGATACCATAATCTCCATGCAAGGAAAAGATTCTGCTACCTATTATATTCAAGGAAATATTAGTGGTTATGGAACGGTGGAGCTTATGGTGGATACTGGTTCAGGTTATCTCACCATTAATGAAGAAACGCTTGCTGTGCTTAAGCAGGAGAAACGCATTCGTTATGTAAAAGACCTAAGAGGTATTTTAGCAGATGGTAGAGAAATGATAGTGCCGGTGTACTCAGTCAGCGCTATTCGTCTCGGAAAAAATTGTTGGCTTCGGGATGTTGAAGCTGCGGTATTTCCAGGAAGAACACGTCATATTTTAGGGTTAAGCGCTCTTCAAAGGGCAGCTCCTTTCATTTTTTCGGTCGATCCACCTCAATTGGTGCTAAGCCACTGTGATAGTGCACCTGATAATATCTTATCTAAAACAAATGCTTTTTCTACAGCGAATTAA